In the genome of Chloroflexota bacterium, the window GACCGGACACGCCGGACGCCCCTTTTCTTTATCGAAGATTGTATCCAGAAGTTTGAACTCTTTCTCTTTTCCGGTGCGCTTGCTGACGACCGGCCCAACAATCTCGGGTATGACCTCGCCGGCGCGCTGGACGATTACGGTATCACCGATGCGGATGTCCTTGCGCCTGATGTCGTCCTCATTGTGGAGGGCTGCCTGCTTGATGGTCACCCCGCCCACCGACACCGGCTCCAGGATGGCGTAGGGGTTGAGGGTGCCCGTCCGTCCCACGCTGATACCGATGTCGATTAGCTTGGTGGTTCCCTGTACCGCAGGAAATTTATAGGCGATTGCCCACCGTGGCTCGCGGCCGACATCGCCCAATCTCCTCTGCAGCTCAAGCTGGTTCACTTTGACCACGATGCCGTCGGCCTCATACTGGAGGTTTTCCCGTTTCTCCATCCAGGCCTGGTAGTAATCTTCAACCTGCTTGATATCAGTTAGATGGCGGTTGTTGGGGTTAACCTTGAAGCCAAGCGACTTGAGGTATTCCAGCGTTTCCCAGTGGGTCGATGGTGTCGCCCCGTCTTCGGCGTAACCGAGCATGTAAATATAAAGGTCCAGCGGGCGTCTGGCGGTAACCCTGGGGTCGAGCTGGCGCACCGAGCCGGCGGCGGCATTTCTGGGATTGGCGAACAATGGCAGTCCCTCCTCTTCCCTTTCCCGGTTTATCCTGTGGAAGCCGGCTACAGGCAGGTATACCTCGCCGCGCACCTCAAATCGTGGCGGGGCGTCTTTCGGCACGGCCAGAGGGATACTTTTGATGGTCCTGAGGTTCTGCGTTATATCCTCGCCGCGTAAGCCATTGCCGCGGGTAGCCCCGGTGGCGAATCGGCCATTCACGTAGGTCAGGGCAACCGCCAGTCCGTCGATTTTGTGCTCGCCGACAAAGTCGAAGTCGGCGTGGCCAATCAGCCGTGAAATACGGGTATGCCAGGCGAGCAGTTCCTCGCTGGAGAAGGCGTTGCCGAGGGACAGCAGGGGTATTGGATGCTCCACCACACCGAAGGCTTCCAGGGGTTCGGCGCCAACGCGCTGGGTAGGTGAATCGGGAGTTAAGTACTGGGGGTACTGCTCCTCCAACTGCCGCAGCTCCCGCATCAACGCGTCGTACTCAGCGTCGCTGATTTCAGGGCTGTCGAGCACATAGTAGCGGTAGTTGTGATGGTTTATCTCGGCCCTTAGCTTTTCAACCCTCTTTTTTGCTTCTTCAAGGTCAGCCATAACGTCTTTAACTGGGAAACATATTTACACTAGAAGTATAGCACAGTCGAAGGTGAGAGAAAAGGTGAACGAGAGCCTTTACCTAGTGTAAATGA includes:
- the ligA gene encoding NAD-dependent DNA ligase LigA, giving the protein MADLEEAKKRVEKLRAEINHHNYRYYVLDSPEISDAEYDALMRELRQLEEQYPQYLTPDSPTQRVGAEPLEAFGVVEHPIPLLSLGNAFSSEELLAWHTRISRLIGHADFDFVGEHKIDGLAVALTYVNGRFATGATRGNGLRGEDITQNLRTIKSIPLAVPKDAPPRFEVRGEVYLPVAGFHRINREREEEGLPLFANPRNAAAGSVRQLDPRVTARRPLDLYIYMLGYAEDGATPSTHWETLEYLKSLGFKVNPNNRHLTDIKQVEDYYQAWMEKRENLQYEADGIVVKVNQLELQRRLGDVGREPRWAIAYKFPAVQGTTKLIDIGISVGRTGTLNPYAILEPVSVGGVTIKQAALHNEDDIRRKDIRIGDTVIVQRAGEVIPEIVGPVVSKRTGKEKEFKLLDTIFDKEKGRPACPVCGSEVIRPEGEAMYYCSNAACPVQAQRRIELFASRGAMDIRGIGENLTITLFQKELIKDIADLYYLKDKKEQLLGLEKMGEKSVSNMLDAIEKSKNRPLAQVLLALGIRHIGGETAELLAREFHSIDALAEASRERLVSIETIGPKIADSIIAFFHEDANRDIIKRLREAGVKLEEKPVKVEALPLSGMEFVLTGTLESFSRKEAEERIKSLGGATGSSVTRKTTCLVFGADPGSKLDRARSLGTKIMNEAEFRQLLSQKA